A window of Oscillatoria sp. FACHB-1407 genomic DNA:
GATTGGCATCATCACGCCAGCAGGCTTTGTGCTCGATCGCGTCGCTGAAGATGCCATTCGCGATCGCCTCTACGATGCCGAAGCGGTGCAGGTTCGGATTGACAATACTCCCAGTTATCAGATCGCGCAAGGCGAGGTAGATCGAGTCCGGATTGCGGTACGAGGAGCGTTTCCAATAGAAGGGGTGCGAATTGACACGTTTGAGGTAGAGACTGACCCCATTTCCGTTGATCCGGGTCAGTTGCGTCGGGGAGAACCCGCACTGGAGAAGCCGTTACAGGCAGGAGTGCGATTGGTGCTGAGTCGCGAGGATTTAAATCAGGCATTGCGATCGCCCGAAATTGCAGGTCAACTGCGAGACTTGAGCCTGGATGCAGTAGGCGGGTCGGAGTCGGAGTTGAGACGCTACGACGTAGTGAGTCCGCAAGTGGATTTTTTAGAGGGAGATCGCATCCGGTTTCAAGCCACGCTACGACAGCAACAAACTGATGAAGAACTACGGATCTTAGTTGAGTCGGGGTTGGGGTTTACGGCAGGGCGACGATTACAACTGACCAATCTGATAATTCAGGTAAATGATGAGGCGAATC
This region includes:
- a CDS encoding LmeA family phospholipid-binding protein, whose translation is MEFITILLSSLIGIITPAGFVLDRVAEDAIRDRLYDAEAVQVRIDNTPSYQIAQGEVDRVRIAVRGAFPIEGVRIDTFEVETDPISVDPGQLRRGEPALEKPLQAGVRLVLSREDLNQALRSPEIAGQLRDLSLDAVGGSESELRRYDVVSPQVDFLEGDRIRFQATLRQQQTDEELRILVESGLGFTAGRRLQLTNLIIQVNDEANPSQFTQRLAAGLSRRLDLQRLEEEGVLVRVLQFDIEAEEIAIAAFVRIDPNSPLLANERP